From a region of the Gordonia sp. PP30 genome:
- a CDS encoding MerR family transcriptional regulator, translated as MPHDDTGLTISDVSARTGLSRDTLRWYESEGLIPAVPRTSAGVRRYDDATVAMIDLLVRLRRTGMPVAQMRDFVTMVGQGSRTHGRRMRLLADHREEIESRIRELIGDLEAVDAKIAHYSRLIDAGLDCAERPITDPDELTEQRRTDD; from the coding sequence ATGCCCCACGACGACACCGGCCTCACCATCTCCGACGTCTCCGCGCGCACCGGCCTCTCCCGCGACACCCTGCGCTGGTACGAGTCCGAAGGCCTGATCCCCGCCGTCCCGCGCACCTCCGCCGGAGTGCGGCGCTACGACGACGCCACCGTCGCGATGATCGACCTTCTGGTCCGGCTGCGCCGCACCGGAATGCCGGTCGCCCAGATGCGCGACTTCGTGACGATGGTCGGTCAGGGATCCCGCACCCACGGCCGCCGGATGCGGCTGCTCGCCGACCACCGGGAGGAGATCGAGTCCCGGATCCGCGAGCTGATCGGGGATCTCGAGGCCGTCGACGCCAAGATCGCCCACTACTCGCGGCTGATCGACGCCGGCCTGGACTGCGCCGAGCGACCGATCACCGACCCCGACGAACTCACCGAGCAGCGTCGCACCGACGACTGA